One window from the genome of Rhinolophus ferrumequinum isolate MPI-CBG mRhiFer1 chromosome 22, mRhiFer1_v1.p, whole genome shotgun sequence encodes:
- the JTB gene encoding protein JTB — MPAGAERRGLPQGRYLWLLCAFALKLCQAEAPVQEEKLSVSTSNLPCWMVEEFVVAEECAPCSSFQAKTTPECGATGNVEKITCSLSKKSEFKSCRSALMEQYLFWKFEGAVVGVAVVFACLVIIRQRQLDRKALEKVRKQIESI; from the exons ATGCCTGCGGGCGCGGAGAGGCGTGGCCTCCCCCAGGGCCGCTACCTCTGGTTGCTCTGCGCTTTCGCCTTAAAGCTCTG CCAAGCGGAGGCCCCGGTGCAAGAGGAAAAGCTGTCAG TGAGCACCTCAAATTTGCCGTGCTGGATGGTGGAAGAGTTTGTGGTGGCAGAAGAGTGTGCCCCATGTTCTAGCTTCCAGGCT AAAACCACCCCTGAGTGTGGTGCCACGGGCAATGTGGAGAAAATCACATGCAGCTTATCTAAGAAGAGTGAGTTCAAAAG CTGCCGCTCAGCTCTGATGGAACAATATTTATTCTGGAAATTTGAAGGGGCTGTCGTGGGTGTGGCCGTGGTCTTCGCTTGCCTCGTCATCATTCGTCAGCGACAGCTGGACAGAAAGGCTCTGGAGAAGGTCCGGAAGCAAATCGAGTCCATATAG
- the RAB13 gene encoding ras-related protein Rab-13 has product MAKAYDHLFKLLLIGDSGVGKTCLIIRFAEDNFNNTYISTIGIDFKIRTVEIEGKKIKLQVWDTAGQERFKTITTAYYRGAMGIILVYDITDEKSFENIQNWMKSIKENASAGVERLLLGNKCDMEAKRKVQKEQADKLAREHGIRFFETSAKSSMNVDEAFSSLARDILLKGSRRSGNSSKPSTTDLKTCDKKNTKCSLG; this is encoded by the exons ATGGCCAAAGCCTACGACCACCTCTTCAAGTTGCTGCTGATCGGGGACTCGGGGGTGGGCAAGACGTGTCTGATCATTCGCTTTGCAGAGGACAACTTCAACAACACTTACATCTCCACCATCG GAATTGATTTTAAGATCCGCacagtggaaatagagggaaagaAGATCAAACTGCAAGTCTG GGACACAGCTGGCCAAGAGCGATTCAAGACGATAACTACTGCCTATTACCGTGGAGCCATG GGCATCATCCTGGTATACGACATCACAGACGAGAAATCCTTTGAGAATATTCAGAACTGGATGAAGAGCATCAAAGAG AATGCCTCTGCTGGGGTGGAGCGCCTCCTCCTGGGGAACAAGTGTGACATGGAAGCCAAGAGGAAGGTACAGAAGGAGCAGGCCGATAAG TTGGCTCGGGAGCACGGAATCCGATTTTTCGAGACCAGCGCCAAATCCAGTATGAATGTGGATGAG GCTTTCAGTTCCCTGGCCCGGGACATCTTGCTGAAAGGAAGCCGGAGATCG GGGAACAGCAGCAAGCCCTCCACCACTGACCTGAAAACCTGTGACAAGAAGAACACCAAGTGCTCCCTGGGCTGA
- the RPS27 gene encoding 40S ribosomal protein S27 isoform X2: MPLAKDLLHPSPEEEKRKHKKKRLVQSPNSYFMDVKCPGCYKITTVFSHAQTVVLCVGCSTVLCQPTGGKARLTEGCSFRRKQH; this comes from the exons ATGCCT CTCGCTAAGGATCTCCTTCATCCCTCtccagaagaggagaagaggaaacacaAGAAGAAGCGCCTGGTGCAGAGCCCCAATTCCTACTTCATGGACGTGAAATGCCCAG GATGCTATAAAATCACCACGGTCTTTAGCCATGCACAAACAGTAGTTTTGTGTGTTGGCTGCTCCACGGTCCTCTGTCAGCCTACAGGAGGAAAAGCAAGGCTTACAGAAG GGTGCTCCTTCAGAAGGAAGCAGCACTAA
- the RPS27 gene encoding 40S ribosomal protein S27 isoform X1, producing the protein MPLAKDLLHPSPEEEKRKHKKKRLVQSPNSYFMDVKCPGCYKITTVFSHAQTVVLCVGCSTVLCQPTGGKARLTEGRSYLKYSGQAEERTASRLGQFVK; encoded by the exons ATGCCT CTCGCTAAGGATCTCCTTCATCCCTCtccagaagaggagaagaggaaacacaAGAAGAAGCGCCTGGTGCAGAGCCCCAATTCCTACTTCATGGACGTGAAATGCCCAG GATGCTATAAAATCACCACGGTCTTTAGCCATGCACAAACAGTAGTTTTGTGTGTTGGCTGCTCCACGGTCCTCTGTCAGCCTACAGGAGGAAAAGCAAGGCTTACAGAAG GAAGGTCCTACCTCAAGTATTCAGGGCAAGCAGAAGAGCGGACTGCTAGTCGTTTGGGGCAA TTTGTGAAATGA